Within Micavibrio sp. TMED2, the genomic segment CCTCGGTGAGATCGCCGCTGATATTAACGGCGTTGTCGATACCGAGCTTACCCAGCACTTCCTGCGCCCTTGCACTGAGTTCTTCAGAAGACTCAAGGGCAACCACCGTATTGGCAAGACGGGCAAGAACCGCTGTTGCGTAACCACAGCCAGAACCGATCTCCAGAACCACATCGTCAGAACTGATATCCAGCGCCTGAATCAACCGGGCGGTCACGACAGGTTCAGGCAGATAACGCCCCTCACCCAGCGCCAGATCTTCGTCGATATAGGCAACGGATCGGCGATTACTAGGGACAAAATTTTCGCGCGGGATTTCGGCCATGGCATCAACCAGTCGCTGATCGATAATTCCGTTCGGGCGAACCTGGCCATCGATCATGTTCTGACGGGCCTGCGCAAAATCTATTAAAGCTGCCATGATTACATACTCTGCTGGCGGTTATGCCCGGATCGACTGCCGGGACGGTGAGACACCTATTAGCATCTGATGCGTATAAAAACAGTGTCTTTGCGTCAACTGAGCACCTTCATTCTGAGAATGCGACAAAAAGTTACCCCGGAGGTATCAGCAGGCATTGACCGGCGGACCCTCGTATCGCTATATCAGCGGCCTCAGGTGTCAGGGCGTTCTGTCCTCCTGATACCTTCGGTGGCGCGGTGGCAGAGTGGTGATGCAGAGGCCTGCAAAGCCTTGTACGCCGGTTCGATTCCGGCCCGTGCCTCCACTTACCTAACAACTTGCCCCAAAATCTTGTGCGTAGTGTGAGATTAGGGGTAGCGTCGTCAAAGCGGCTTTGTTATAAGCCCGCCTCACGGCATTCCCCGGTAGCTCAGTAGGTAGAGCAGGTGGCTGTTAACCACCCTGTCGCTGGTTCGAGTCCGGCCCGGGGAGCCAATTTCCCAAAAAAGCATAATTATTTGGCCTGCCGCACAGGTTTACACCTGTTTTTCGCGGCAGTCGGGCTATGCCCGCGCTTTTTCTGTTGCATTGCAAAATTAGTGTTTTAAGTTTCTCCAGCGCGATTTGCATACAAACGCTTTGGAAAACGCCTGATGAATGTTGTCTTTTCGGACAGTCTCGCCCTCAATACCGACCGTGGCAAAGCCCGGCCCGGTGACAATCAGGGACGCGTTTCATCCATCCGCTTCAGCTATGACGAGACCTACAGCGCACCGGTCACCACGCTCAGCGTTTCCGGCACTCATGGACAAAATCAGGCGATTATCGACGCACTGGTTGCGCAAAAACTGACCGATCTGCGGATCGAGCATATCGAACCGGGCGACCGCACGACCGATCTGCATATCAGCAGCAAACAGGACCCGCGCCGGATCGTAAAAGCCCTGCATGAGGCCGCACTGATCAGCCAGACCGATCGCTGGAATGCCGATCAGTTGATCACCAGAACCGAGACCGCCGTGGATATGAAGCGGCAGATTGCCGGCTGGCGAGACCAGAAACCGGCCTCTGGCCCATCCGCCAAACCGGTTCCACCGGCAAGCACGGCCAGACGCGCGTCATAACGCATCATAACTGGCATACGACCAAGCCACTTGCGAACCACGCCCATCGGTGCTTGCCTGACAGCGTCATTATTATTGCGTCCTGCCTGCCCCAAGTGGACTATCCCATGCCAGCCGAGAACAAGATTAGCCCTGCACCGTCCGCAGTCGAGGTCATCAGCAAGGATATCGCCTTTGACGGCTATTTCCGTATCAACCGCTACACGGTGCAGCATGAGAAATTTGCCGGCGGCATGAGCGAGCCGCTGTCACGGGAAATTTTCGAGCGTGGCCCGTCGGTTGGCGCACTTGCCTATGATCCGGTCTCAGACAAGATTGTGCTCATCCGGCAATTCAGGATCGGTGCCTATGCCGTTGATTGGAAAGACCCATGGCTGATTGAGACCATCGCCGGGATGGTTGAGCCGGGCGAGACCACGGAAGCCGTCGCCCGCCGTGAAACGCTGGAGGAAACCGGACTCGAGGTCGGGCGGATAAAACATGTATGCCAGTATTTTGTCTCTCCCGGCGGAGCGACAGAGTTCGTCGATCTCTATTGTGTCGAGGTCGATGCCGGGAATGCCAGCGCCATTGCCGGGCATCATGCCGAGGGCGAGGATATTCAAACCCTCGTGATGTCGGTGGATGAGGCTCTGGCCTTGATGGCTGAAAACCGGATAATCAATGCTGTCACCCTGATTGCCCTGCAATGGCTGGCTCTCAACCGGGACAGCCTGCGCGCGGCGTGGCGTTGACCAGCCTCGTTCCCGCCTCTTCTTCTAGCAAACTCTTCAAGGCCCTGCCCCATGTCCCAGCTCCCCCAATCAATTCGTGACGGCTTTGCTGCCAGTGTCGGCAATACCCCATTGATCCGCCTACATGGACCATCCGAGGCCACGGGCTGCCATATCCTTGGCAAGGCCGAGTTCATGAATCCCGGCGGCTCGGTCAAGGACCGGGCAGCGCTGGCGATTATCGAGGATGCCGAGGAGAAAGGCCTGCTCAAACCCGGTGGCACAATCGTTGAGGGTACGGCAGGCAATACCGGCATCGGCCTCGCCCTCGTTGGCAATGCCAAGGGCTATCGCACCGTCATCGTCATGCCGGAGACCCAGAGTCAGGAGAAAAAGGACACCATCCGCATGTGCGGGGCCGAACTCCGGCTGGTGCCCGCCCTGCCCTACAAGGACCCGGGCAATTATGTCCGGGTATCGGAACGGGTTGCTGCCGAGCTGGCAGAAACGGAGCCGAATGGCGCCATCTGGGCCAACCAGTTCGACAACATCGCCAATCTCATGGGCCATTACCGCACGACCGGGCCGGAAATCTGGGATCAGACAGAAGGCACGGTTGATGCCTTCACCTGTGCCATCGGTACCGGCGGCACCATGGCTGGTATCAGCCGCGCCCT encodes:
- a CDS encoding cysteine synthase A yields the protein MSQLPQSIRDGFAASVGNTPLIRLHGPSEATGCHILGKAEFMNPGGSVKDRAALAIIEDAEEKGLLKPGGTIVEGTAGNTGIGLALVGNAKGYRTVIVMPETQSQEKKDTIRMCGAELRLVPALPYKDPGNYVRVSERVAAELAETEPNGAIWANQFDNIANLMGHYRTTGPEIWDQTEGTVDAFTCAIGTGGTMAGISRALKERNDKVLTVLSDPMGAAIHSWVKTGELKSEGDSITEGIGQGRITKNIEQAIIDDSEQIPDAEALTVLFDLIKSDGLILGGSSGINIAGAMRIARRLGPGHTIVTILCDLGQRYQSKIFNPEFLKSKNLPAPDFLTAQPLRG
- a CDS encoding protein-L-isoaspartate O-methyltransferase, translating into MDFAQARQNMIDGQVRPNGIIDQRLVDAMAEIPRENFVPSNRRSVAYIDEDLALGEGRYLPEPVVTARLIQALDISSDDVVLEIGSGCGYATAVLARLANTVVALESSEELSARAQEVLGKLGIDNAVNISGDLTEGYKEQAPFDAILIHGAVANIPDAITAQLGDDGRLATVVRPARGVGQITLVRRVHGVASSMGLFDAGTPFLLGFEPTPAFSF